In a genomic window of Malassezia japonica chromosome 4, complete sequence:
- the PPM1 gene encoding [phosphatase 2A protein]-leucine-carboxy methyltransferase (COG:H; EggNog:ENOG503NUP8), with protein sequence MDSRRTGQAPRLSLGTPYRRKESAPVGGPEQSGEAAVRATDTDALFSRISAVQAGYVAPDAYAALFVAGQDAPSRRPLLINIGTALRSGEVDARVHAFLLSASLQIPSDEKQVPGVQILSLGAGSDTRFWRLSESDVRTPSLTQKNLAARVQRYVEVDYAQITANKASAIRKHDELRAPLGTLKESENESEIHSATYALLAEDLHTLGGEAPTAGMDRLLAQLDPNVPTLLLWECVLAYMDPSAANRFLERLFSYFPHVAILCYDMCISGDHAEPDAPPDRFGRMMLQNLSARRLELPGARKYTTPASYADRFQRLLQAAHENGAIHSDAYSLRHVWLALDGAERHRLSRLEGLDEVEELEMLLGHYCMSWAERIL encoded by the coding sequence ATGGATTCGCGCCGCACAggccaggcgccgcggctctCGCTGGGTACGCCGTACCGGAGAAAGGAGAGTGCGCCTGTCGGAGGGCCAGAACAGTCTGGAGAGGCAGCTGTGCGTGCCACAGACACGGATGCTCTTTTTTCGCGCATTTCTGCGGTGCAAGCCGGCTATGTAGCGCCGGATGCCTATGCTGCGCTCTTTGTTGCGGGACAGGACGCGCCTAGCCGGCGTCCGCTGCTCATCAATatcggcacggcgctgaGGAGTGGCGAAGTGGATGCGCGGGTGCATGCGTTTCTCCTGAGCGCATCGCTCCAAATCCCGAGCGACGAAAAGCAAGTCCCAGGCGTGCAGATCCTgagcctcggcgcgggAAGCGACACGCGATTCTGGCGCCTGAGCGAGTCAGACGTACGTACACCGAGTCTCACGCAGAAAAATCTAGCGGCGCGTGTCCAGCGTtacgtcgaggtcgactaTGCGCAGATCACCGCGAACAAGGCGAGCGCGATACGCaagcacgacgagctgcgcgcgccttTGGGCACGCTAAAAGAGAGCGAGAATGAGTCCGAGATTCATTCGGCGACCTATGCTCTCCTCGCAGAAGATTTGCATACTTtgggcggcgaggcgcccacGGCCGGCATGGACCGGCTCCTAGCGCAGCTCGATCCGAACGTGCCGACACTGCTGCTCTGGGAGTGTGTCTTGGCCTACATGGATCCGAGTGCCGCGAACCGATTTCTGGAGCGGCTTTTTTCCTACTTTCCGCACGTCGCTATTCTTTGTTACGACATGTGCATCAGCGGCGATCATGCCgagcccgacgcgccgccagaCCGGTTTGGACGCATGATGCTCCAAAACCTCTCTGCACGTCGTTTAGAGCTGCCAGGCGCGCGTAAGTACacgacgccggcctcgTACGCGGACCGATTCCAGCGTCTCTTGCAAGCCGCGCACGAAAACGGCGCGATCCACAGCGACGCCTACTCGCTACGCCACGTGTGGttggcgctcgacggggccgagcgccaccgCTTGTCACGCTTGGAAGGACTGGACGAGGTGGAAGAGCTCGAGATGCTCTTGGGACATTACTGTATGAGCTGGGCCGAACGAATCCTATAG
- a CDS encoding uncharacterized protein (TransMembrane:2 (i104-126o146-174i); EggNog:ENOG503Q3KM; COG:C), whose translation MFTDSILLGSLHTYRTYIARYILKKEPGTGAPGLPLGYQTLAGVGAGWTNSLATTPVELLKTKLQMQKQRIQLRHASTAKVAEVEFKSSYDCMRQIIKHSGVRGLWHALPATLWFRTSFGAMFGSYQYFQEKLSALAEPLRSNAAVWYAWALSSASVTFFSGGLAAEVFWFTAYPADVVKNRMMADSLYNPKYPSGVRGMVQAALELWTPPDHADCWDCRGASVAYIPVI comes from the exons ATGTTTACTGACTCGATCCtgctcggctcgctgcACACCTACCGCACGTATATCGCCCGGTACATCCTGAAAAAGGAGCcgggcaccggcgcgccaggTCTTCCGCTGGGCTACCAGACGCTCGcaggcgtcggcgcggggTGGACCAACTCGCTGGCGACGACCCCGGTCGAGCTCCTCAAGACCAAGCTCCAGATGCAGaagcagcgcatccagctgcgccacgccagcacggccaaggtcgccgaggtcgagttCAAGAGCTCGTACGACTGCATGCGCCAGATTATCAAGCACTCGGGCGTGCGTGGCCTGTGGCATGCGCTGCCTGCTACGCTGTGGTTCCGCACGAGCTTTGGCGCAATGTTTGGCTCGTACCAATACTTCCAGGAGAAGCTCTctgcgctggccgagccgctgcgTAGCAACGCGGCAGTTTGGTACGCATGGGCGCTGTCGTCGGCGAGTGTCACCTTCTTCTccggcggcctcgcggcAGAGGTGTTTTGGTTCACGGCCTATCCGGCTGATGTGGTCAAGAACCGCATGATGGCCGACTCACTATACAACCCCAAGTACCCCAGCGGCGTACGGGGTATGGTGCaagccgcgctcgagctgtgGACGCCGCCGGACCA cgcggaCTGCTGGGACTGCCGTGGCGCCTCCGTCGCATATATACCGGTTATTTGA
- a CDS encoding uncharacterized protein (COG:U; COG:Y; EggNog:ENOG503NU2K) — translation MSDAANLERLSEAQKLIAKWCQPGALALPDIKARLPPRDAPYEEHTQADDPWASFSVLRRLPIPSSVFETITSRAPVATLALFPAIGRACITVENRVYLWDYANGQTAFEYHQLPEDEVVLSVGLISAKPNVFIPEIKHVLVLSTGPNALEGKRVSLLGVELTSRPGSSSGVKLYETAMSANTNGVAMRDIQGTDGGRVFCVGSDHCVYELVYQANEGWFSSRCYLYNVTLPRLSNLVPSFFKSEKKLNFLTIDSQRNLLYVLRQGDQIDVYSLPSKDSSRAPVHTGSMYGVTHQAGLLHSQQEVGQIVWLGATEADARTNVCLVAVTEKGYRIYFDDFQRRSWAQLAVRIPPGAPRPPSTMPLLGGLRLNAPPQTSTLRKATSALYSNGLFLEAFTSPDAGSQLYGISTGTTAAAYAASGVAGSAWQESATLISLGQGASAPVLAEVDAAAARRRVSEANGATTRPCAAENLGAPRVFLVLDSNGLTEVVERRPADILASLLSGSVGGGNAASTAPPILDFFNRYGSIEASMTALAIAAGNTNLVTLPGHLGALDLRSLSDQVQAQAIRVFFGPLGSWPADSRMPTTLVSSKSSRYEALAYYLACLVRAIWAQKLVPDGWLETKPKTVPNPLVSQGLLTAALRELGPLVAFMQRHSQLFELGPTNDAPLVPNAASQQSERQDFERLRALAERASEACQFVLFLADHNLATIVQSVSSEVRAKLQGLRFGDLVSTVEGRNVANELVNALIESQSGARASVDAIADALQVRCASFCSADDVRRYKASECLRNAVETDLLLRQEHTAASAPDDDRRRAIDEDLQLSLRLLLASAAQLPLEKLTQVCTTYAQLKFTRGVITLALACARASDVAGAAVAYRADGCPEETSSRRTVYEQRRAMYERVLDALQALDTELDAASNTLAGSKDAAMRARLEQVEGQRAEAYALATQSDDPLFHEELYTWLIERGLTSQLLELRTPFLEEFLQGTPVLLGGAPYEVYVRRLRDLLWQLHVRNGAFFAAAQTLDELAHADVFALRLHERIEYLALAVGNAKSVRPTAHEAQEVIAFATQVEEDLEVAQVQAKILGALLPMDTLDLDEEERARRSAVLAALDSELLDITALYKEAAQPFALLEQQLLILHTAQYQDANLVADIWEALFAREHNASDAEHAHQAIAALVTDMYARLGASEIACPVDLLLARLEQYAYDTSMAIAGSATPSVLNWGSFATLNASPIAIGWAPLVLLQAGAPPEAIFDVLQALIATAPPPWNTTAGLGFLLPDAVAYLAQWLSEALAAPDSRAIYFPAHRVDEAANDYVLKLNTRKFQRPDDDLDRRVEQLHTVLQRIQRAF, via the exons atgAGCGACGCAGCGAACCTGGAGCGGctgagcgaggcgcagaaGCTGATCGCCAAATGGTGTcagcccggcgcgctcgcgctgccggATATCAAGGCGCGGCTAC cgccgcgcgatgcgccgtaCGAAGAGCATACCCAGGCCGACGACCCCTGGGCGTCGTTTagcgtgctgcggcgcctgccgatTCCCAGCAGCGTCTTTGAGACGATCacgagccgcgcgcctgTGGCAACACTTGCGCTCTTTCCTGCGATCGGCCGCGCGTGCATCACGGTGGAGAACAGGGTGTACTTGTGGGACTATGCCAACGGCCAAACCGCGTTCGAGTACCACCAGCtgcccgaggacgaggtcgTGCTGTCTGTCGGCCTGATTTCCGCAAAGCCCAACGTGTTTATTCCCGAGATTAAGCACGTCCTGGTGCTCTCTACCGGCCCGAATGCCCTCGAAGGCAAGCGCGTgtcgctcctcggcgtcgagctgACCTCCCGGCCGggcagcagcagcggcgtgaAGTTGTACGAGACGGCGATGAGCGCGAATACGAATGGcgtcgcgatgcgcgaTATCCAAGGTACTgacggcggccgcgtgttttgcgtcggcagcgaccACTGCGTCTACGAGCTGGTGTACCAGGCGAACGAGGGGTGGTTTAGCTCGCGGTGCTACCTGTACAATGtgacgctgccgcgcctctCGAATCTCGTCCCGTCCTTCTTCAAGTCGGAGAAGAAGCTCAACTTTTTGACGATCGACTCGCAGCGGAATCTGCTCTACGTCCTGCGCCAGGGCGACCAGATCGACGTCTACTCGCTGCCCTCGAAAgactcgtcgcgcgcgccggtgcacACCGGCAGCATGTACGGCGTCACGCACCAGGCCGGCCTCTTGCACTCCCAGCAAGAAGTCGGCCAGATTGtgtggctcggcgcgacggaGGCGGATGCGCGGACGAACGTatgcctcgtcgccgtcacCGAAAAAGGCTATCGTATCTACTTTGACGATTtccagcgccgcagctgggcacagctcgcggtgcgcatccccccgggcgcgccgcggccgccgtccACGAtgccgctcctcggcggACTCAGGCTgaacgcgccgccgcagacGTCGACGTTGCGCaaggcgacgagcgcgctgtACTCCAACGGCCTCTTCCTCGAGGCGTTTACCTCGCCGGACGCCGGCTCGCAGCTCTACGGCATCTCCACCGGaacgaccgccgcggcgtacgccgcgagcggcgtcgctGGAAGTGCGTGGCAGGagagcgcgacgctcatCAGCCTCGGCCAAggtgcctcggcgccggtcctggccgaggtcgacgcggcggccgcgcggcgccgcgtcagCGAGGCGaacggcgcgacgacgcgcccgtgcgccgcggaaaacctcggcgcgccccgcGTCTTTCTCGTGCTCGACTCAAACGGCCTCACCGAGGTCGTGGAGCGGCGCCCGGCCGACATCCTTGCGAGTCTGCtgagcggcagcgtcggcggcggcaatgccgcgtcgaccgcgccgccgatccTCGACTTCTTCAACCGGTACGGCTCGATCGAGGCGTCGATGACGGCGCTGGCGATTGCCGCGGGCAACACCAACCTCGTGACGCTGCCCGGccacctcggcgcgctcgacctgcgcaGTCTCTCGGACcaggtgcaggcgcaggcgatcCGCGTCTTTTTCGGCCCGCTTGGCTCGTGGCCGGCCGACTCGCGCATGCCCACGACGCTTGTCTCGTCCAAGTCGTCGCGctacgaggcgctggcATACTACCTCGCGTGCCTCGTGCGTGCGATCTGGGCGCAAAAGCTCGTGCCGGATGGCTGGCTCGAGACGAAGCCCAAGACGGTGCCGAACCCCCTCGTGAGCCAGGGGCTGCTgacggccgcgctgcgcgagctcgggccGCTCGTGGCCTTTATGCAGCGGCACTCGCAGCTCTTTGAGCTCGGCCCGAcgaacgacgcgccgctcgtgccgaacgccgcgtcgcagcaGTCCGAGCGTCAGGACTttgagcgcctgcgtgcgctggccgagcgcgcgagcgaggcgtGCCAGTTTGTGCTCTTCCTCGCCGACCACAACCTCGCGACGATCGTGcagagcgtctcgagcgaggtACGCGCCAAGCTGCAAGGCCTGCGCTTTGGCGACCTTGTGTCGACCGTCGAAGGGCGCAACGTCGCCAACGAGCTCGTCAACGCGCTCATCGAGTCgcagagcggcgcgcgtgcgagtgtcgacgcgatcgccgacgcgctccaggTGCGTTGCGCGAGCTTCTGCAGTGcagacgacgtgcgccggtACAAGGCGTCCGAATGCCTGCGCAACGCGGTCGAGACCGACCTGCTTCTGCGCCAGGAGCACACggctgcgtcggcgccggacgacgaccgccgccgtgccatcgacgaggacctgcAGCTGAgtctgcgcctgctgctggccagcgccgcacagcTTCCGCTCGAGAAGCTGACGCAGGTGTGCACCACCTATGCGCAGCTCAAGTTTACGCGCGGCGTCATTACGCTTGCACTTGCCTGCGCGCGGGCCTCGGAcgtggccggcgcagcggttGCCTACCGCGCGGACGGCTGCCCTGAGGAGACGTCGAGCCGCCGCACGGTCtacgagcagcgccgtgcgatgtacgagcgcgtccTGGATGCGCTCCAGGCACTGGATACCGAGCTGGACGCCGCGAGCAACACCTTGGCAGGTTCCAAGGACGCCGccatgcgcgcgcgcctcgagcaggtcgaaggccagcgcgccgaggcctatgcgctcgcgacgcagtCCGACGACCCCCTCTTCCACGAGGAGCTGTATACGTGGCTGATTGAGCGCGGTCTCACGagccagctgctcgagctgcgcacgccgttCCTCGAGGAGTTCTTGCAGGGCACGCCtgtcctgctcggcggcgcgccgtacgaggtgtacgtgcgccgcctgcgcgacctgctGTGGCAGCTGCACGTGCGCAACGGCGCCTTCTTTGCCGCGGCACAGACCCTGGacgagctggcgcacgcAGATGTgtttgcgctgcgcctgcacgagcgcatcgagtacctcgcgctcgccgtcggcaaCGCCAAGTCGGTGcgcccgacggcgcacgaggcgcaaGAGGTGATTGCGTTTGCGACccaggtcgaggaggaCCTCGAGGTCGCACAGGTGCAGGCCAagatcctcggcgcgctcctgcctatggacacgctcgacctggacgaggaggagcgtgcgcgccgctcggccgtcctcgcggcgctcgacagcgagctcctcgacatCACGGCGCTGTACAAagaggccgcgcagccgtttgcactgctcgagcagcagctgctcATCCTGCACACCGCGCAGTACCAGGACGCGAACCTCGTCGCGGATATCTGGgaggcgctctttgcgcgcgagcacaATGCGAGCGACGCAGAGCATGCGCACcaggcgatcgccgcgctcgtcaCGGACATgtacgcgcgcctcggcgcgtcaGAAATCGCGTGCCCGGTCGACTTGCttcttgcgcgcctcgagcagtaCGCATACGACACGTCGATGGCCATTGCCGGAAGCGCTACGCCGTCGGTGCTCAACTGGGGCTCGTTTGCGACGCTGAacgcgtcgccgatcgCCATCGGCtgggcgccgctcgtgctcctGCAGGCGGGCGCCCCACCGGAGGCCATCTTTGACGTGCTCCAGGCGCTCATcgccaccgcgccgccgccgtggaACACGACCGCCGGGCTTGGCTTCCTCCTGCCGGACGCCGTGGCGTACCTCGCGCAGTGGCtcagcgaggcgctcgccgcgccggacTCGCGCGCGATCTACTTCCCGGCACACCGcgtggacgaggccgcgaACGACTACGTGCTCAAACTCAACACGCGCAAATTCCAGCGCCCAgacgacgacctcgaccgccgcgtcgagcagctccacacggtcctgcagcgcatccagcGCGCGTTTTAG